Genomic segment of Vitis riparia cultivar Riparia Gloire de Montpellier isolate 1030 chromosome 19, EGFV_Vit.rip_1.0, whole genome shotgun sequence:
aattatttcattttttaataattctcttagagttatatttgatatagaagttaccactattttttatttttaaaaatacaaaatggaAAGTATATCCAAAATTACAATTTAGAAACCTAATCCTAAAAGGAATAACAATAACCAAATAGGAAACCTACTATAATTACAAATCACTCTTTTCCATCTATAAATACGAACCATACCATACtccatatataaatataaaccaCACCTCTTAACTTTACGACATATTCTTGTGAGAGTATAATGGCGAAAACCGTGAACCTCAAGAGCTCTGACGGCCATATCTTCACCGTTGAAGAGGCAGTGGCGTTACAATGCCAGACTATCAAGAATGTTGTTGAAGACACCGGCGATGATGAAGTTTTATTGCCAAAGGTGAATGGTAAAACCCTGGCTAAAGTGATGGAGTACTGTGAGAAGCATGCGAAGGAACCCTCTGGATTGGATCAGAAGAAGGTGGATGAGATGAAGAAGTGGGACATGGAGTTCGTGGACGTGGATCAAGCTGTTTTGTATGACATGCTCATGGCAGCCAATTATTTGAGCATAGCAGGGTTGATTGAGTTGATATGCATGAAGGCTGCTGACATGATCCGTGGGAAGAGTCCCGAGCAAATTCGGGAGATTTTCAAGATTGAGAACGATTTTACAAAAGAGGAGGAGGCCAAGATTCGGGGAGAAAATGCATGGGCATTTGAATAAATTATGTCAAGTTTTAGGTATTTTAGGTTTcggttttgtattattttatttaaagatttttgtttggttctatagaaaatttataaatgagaaTTGATTTTAGAATTTCTCTTTAAATTTGTTCATAAGCCAAACAAATTCATAAAACCTATCATCtagataaaatttcaaagacCTAATGAAATTTTAACAAGGTTAATGTTGGATCATAATTTTCTAAGGAAGTAATTGATCCATAGGTATGGTTGGGGAAGTTACGGtagatttttctattttgttgtgCAAGTAACTTATTGGGGGGATTTTTTAATCCACGGTTATGGTAGGTTTTCTATTTTGGGTTGTTTTATAGAAATAGTATGTTTCCATTTGGTTTAAAGTCGTTTGACagtaattatagaaaatgtttttatcttaaaaaatgtttttgaaaaaaaaatctatttgacaaaatttagaaaacacttctaaaGATCTGAAAACTCATtcatataattgaaaaatcacttgtgaTGTTTTCCAGAGAAactcttaggtggtgtttgttttttagctgaatagaaaaaattaaaatatttggctttttctattcatctAAAAGTACCTTGTTAATATTAACCAACTTAATTAAAGTAAATttgttatcaataagtttaatttaattatgttggttgatgtcaatgagttacttttaacttaatagaaaaaaccaaataatttgactttttctattaagcaaaaaaaaaacaccaccttagtcacATTCCATAGTACAATTAGggtttttctattataaattttacttttaaactttttaagaagtaaataaattaacattatatatatataaagagaagaaaaaaattgaaaatattttaattaattttttttattgtaaaaggattttccaattcttctttGAAACCCCAAATTcaatctatttttgtttttaaatactaGTCTCATTATCATTCTTAATTCGagtattttgtaataaaattagaagCTTTTAAggaatgtaaaagaaaaaaggaaaattaggtgggaaaatgaaatttaaaaaagaaaggggaagaaaatataaaattaataagtttaaaaatgaagttttctATCGATGAGGATTTtggtattttatataatatatagttgtaatttATTTAACACTTCTAAATTGTTAaagttatataataattatatttaacataatttaataaatattttgtagagaaaaaattattttaattttaatttattttaaaattaaaataatataaatctatATCTAAC
This window contains:
- the LOC117908358 gene encoding SKP1-like protein 1 encodes the protein MAKTVNLKSSDGHIFTVEEAVALQCQTIKNVVEDTGDDEVLLPKVNGKTLAKVMEYCEKHAKEPSGLDQKKVDEMKKWDMEFVDVDQAVLYDMLMAANYLSIAGLIELICMKAADMIRGKSPEQIREIFKIENDFTKEEEAKIRGENAWAFE